Proteins encoded in a region of the Bubalus bubalis isolate 160015118507 breed Murrah chromosome 9, NDDB_SH_1, whole genome shotgun sequence genome:
- the LYPD8 gene encoding ly6/PLAUR domain-containing protein 8, with the protein MSSTMKGFLFAGIIVVLTVAAVDTLRCVQCNSLTDSCDAKNATECPSNVTISCTSFSTNFYPGEHSTWYEDHACSEEKCSNTTVESFTVYVSLNETFHFESQCCLGQPCNQTSNTTASSQQEGSSIECPACYGNNETSCNETRKCYGERCVSIIAEFINETTTFVLKGCSNVSISTCQILGAENQTFRGVTFRKFECGNNSFSTTIPPTQATTDTGSQASFTPLALASILLLRLLL; encoded by the exons ATGTCCAGCACCATGAAGGGCTTCCTCTTTGCTGGTATCATCGTCGTGCTCACGGTTGCAGCTGTAG ATACACTGCGCTGTGTACAGTGTAATTCATTGACAGACAGCTGTGATGCAAAAAATGCCACGGAGTGTCCCTCAAATGTCACCATCAGCTGTACAAGTTTCTCAACCAACTTTTATCCTG GAGAACACTCCACATGGTATGAGGATCATGCCTGCTCTGAAGAGAAATGCAGTAACACCACGGTTGAGTCTTTCACGGTCTATGTATCTTTAAATGAAACCTTCCACTTTGAAAGCCAGTGTTGCCTAGGACAGCCATGCAATCAAACCAGTAATACCACCG CTTCTTCACAGCAAGAGGGGTCCAGCATAGAGTGCCCTGCGTGTTATGGAAATAATGAAACTTCCTGTAATGAAACCCGGAAATGTTATGGAGAAAGATGTGTCAGTATAATTGCAGAATTTATAAATG AGACGACAACGTTCGTGCTGAAAGGTTGCTCCAATGTCAGCATCTCCACCTGTCAGATCCTGGGTGCTGAAAATCAGACGTTCAGAGGAGTCACTTTCCGAAAGTTTGAGTGTGGAAACAACTCCTTCTCAACAACCATTCCCCCTACGCAGGCCACCACTGACACTGGCTCTCAAGCCTCCTTCACACCCTTGGCCCTAGCCAGCATCCTCCTGCTAAGGCTGCTGCTCTGA